A single region of the Streptococcus macedonicus ACA-DC 198 genome encodes:
- a CDS encoding Glycosyltransferase, whose translation MKNYILTPKLRTSYDGSIKPRRDISDILTSKLLFEKINYPMFNSQLTEFPDINNKVMDIVEPNSVIYFQYPLYITSDFQVDLIRKAHMNKCSVIAIVHDLNSLRGLHTTLERDIELLNQFDVITLPSKLAREVLTNNGLNVPVVIQTDPFDFLTNTPINYPTFSHTVNYAGNISFIKAGFLENINDVYMHIFGSNLDFTLPTNLEYMGQFDNDTLISKLNTGYGLLWDSDGIDNTKFKTYEKYNWQYKLSLYLASGIIPIADTNSNVGIWLNNNKCGLTLDILEELNNSIMAISKSQYGQLQSNVRIQQHRLREGYYTKELISSIEYELNKKF comes from the coding sequence ATGAAAAATTATATTTTAACACCAAAATTACGTACTTCATATGATGGTTCAATAAAACCACGCCGTGATATAAGTGATATTCTGACATCTAAATTATTATTTGAGAAAATTAATTATCCTATGTTCAATTCTCAATTAACAGAGTTTCCTGATATTAACAATAAGGTAATGGATATTGTAGAACCAAATTCCGTAATTTATTTTCAGTATCCGCTTTATATTACATCTGATTTTCAAGTAGACTTAATAAGGAAAGCACATATGAATAAGTGCTCTGTTATAGCCATAGTACATGACCTAAACAGTCTAAGAGGCCTACATACTACTTTAGAGAGGGATATAGAATTATTAAATCAATTTGATGTTATAACTCTTCCTAGTAAATTAGCAAGAGAGGTACTGACCAATAATGGATTGAATGTGCCTGTAGTTATTCAAACCGATCCGTTTGATTTTTTGACTAATACACCAATCAATTATCCTACTTTTTCACATACTGTTAATTATGCTGGTAATATTTCCTTTATTAAGGCTGGATTTTTAGAAAATATCAATGACGTATATATGCATATCTTTGGCAGTAACTTAGATTTTACGCTTCCAACCAATCTTGAATATATGGGGCAGTTTGATAATGACACACTTATTTCAAAATTAAACACTGGGTATGGGTTGTTATGGGATTCAGATGGGATCGATAATACCAAGTTTAAAACGTATGAAAAATATAATTGGCAATATAAGTTAAGTCTTTATTTAGCTTCAGGAATTATTCCTATAGCCGACACTAATTCTAATGTTGGCATATGGTTAAACAATAATAAATGTGGATTAACATTAGACATTTTGGAAGAACTCAATAATAGCATTATGGCCATTTCAAAATCTCAATATGGGCAATTACAGAGTAATGTCCGTATACAACAACATAGATTGCGCGAAGGATATTATACAAAAGAATTGATTAGTAGTATAGAGTACGAATTAAATAAAAAATTTTAA